From the Lysinibacillus fusiformis genome, the window ATAGAAAGGTGCCTTGTTTACGATTCGTTTACTTTCGCTCAAGACATTTTTAGGTGCAATGCTGCCTGCCTCCAAACGCTTAAATGTAAATAAGGCAATAAAAAAGAATAAAATATACATGCCTAAATTAACTTTAAACACATAGTCAAATTGATAATCTGCCACTATACCTGCAAGTGCTGGCCCTACTGCAACACCGACATTTTGTGCTAAATAGATAGTATTAAAAGCTTTACGTCCACCTTCTGGCCAAGCAGCTCCAGCCAAGGCAAACATTCCTGGGAAAACAATGCCCCCACTAAAGCCTAGTATCGTTAAAAACCACACATAATGTGGCCAGCCATGCCAAATTGTTAAGCCAACTAATGAAGCAATCGTTAACAGGATGCCAAGCATAATAGCTTTATAGCCACCAATTCTATCAAATAAGTAGCCACCTAATAGATTGCCTAGTACTCCAGCAGCAGAATTCAGCATTAAGACAAAACCAGCCATTGCTAAAGATTTGCCTAAATAATCATGCATATAAATGGCATTCAAAGGCCATAAAAAAGAGTTGCCTGTTGTGTTCACAAGCATACCGATAATTAAAAACCAAACACGTTTTGGCATAGGATGACCTCCATTATTTCGCTTCTCTAAATAGTTAGTGTATGCTGAAATACTTAAAAGCACAAGGAAAATAATTTTACCTTTTTTACAAGACTTCCATCCTATTTTCAATCGTATTTAGTTACCCCCTGCTTTTGTTCCTTCCCATTTTTCTTCATCCAAATCATGATAATACCCTTCCCCCATGACGGAACGAAAAGCACATGATAGAATAGAGCGTTAGAGGAGTGAAATAAATGACAGAGATGAATTTTCCTTTTCCTTCAGAGGGGAAAAGATACTATACATGGAATCGCTATTTACGTAATCAATTTGGTCATAAAGTATTTAAAGTGGCATTAGACGCAGGCTTTGATTGCCCTAACCGTGATGGTACAGTCGCTTTTGGTGGCTGTACATTTTGTAGTGCTGCAGGTTCTGGTGATTTTGCTGGCAATAAGGTAGATCCAATCGATGTTCAATTTGCTGAAATCCGAGACAAGATGCATCAGAAATGGAAGGATGGCCAATACATGGCTTACTTCCAAGCTTACACAAATACACATGCTCCATTGCCGGTTTTAAAAGAAAAATTTGAAGCTGCTTTAGCGCAAGAAGGTGTTGTAGGTCTTTCTATTGCTACCCGTCCGGACTGTTTACCTGATGATGTTGTGGAATATTTAGCAGAGTTAAATGAGCGAACGTATTTATGGATTGAGCTTGGTCTTCAAACGGTGCATGAGAAAACGGCCAATCTTATTAATCGCGCCCATGATTATGCAACCTATGTAGAAGGCGTTGAAAAATTGCGTAAGCATGGCATTCGTGTTTGCTCACATATCATTAATGGTTTGCCTCTTGAAGACTATGACATGATGATGGAAACGGCACGAGCAGTCGCACAATTAGATGTCCAAGGCATTAAAATTCACTTACTTCATCTATTAAAAGGGACGCCCATGGTGAAACAATATGAAAAAGGTATGCTAGAATTTTTAGATCAAGATGTGTATACAAAACTAGTAGCAGATCAATTAGAAATTTTGCCACCAGAGATGGTCATTCATCGTATTACGGGTGATGGACCGATTGATTTAATGATTGGACCGATGTGGAGTGTCAATAAATGGGAAGTTTTGAATGGCATTGACGCTGAGCTTGAACGACGTGGTAGTTGGCAAGGGAAGTTTTATAAGGCTGAGGTTACGAAATGAAACTACAACGCGTTTTACAATATGCCCAGCAGCTACTAACGGATAGTATAGAAGAAGGCGATACGGTTGTTGATGCGACTGCAGGAAACGGTCATGACACGTTGTTTCTAGCACAACTTGTTGGGGATGAAGGACAAGTGTATGCCTTTGACGTCCAAAAAGAGGCGGTTGATGCGACACTCCTTCGACTTTTAGATCATGGTTTAGAACACCGCGCACTCGTTTTAAATAAAGGTCATGAAGAAGTCACACAGTTTGTACACAAGCCAGTAACTGCGGCTATTTTTAATCTTGGCTATTTACCTGGAAGCAACCATGATATTATTACAAGACCTAATACAACAATCCAAGCGATTGAAAATTTATTGAAGCTCTTGAAAGTGGGCGGTTTAATTGTTCTTATTATTTATCATGGTCATCCAGGTGGAAAAGAAGAACGTGATAAGGTCATTGAATATGTAAGTCAACTTCCACAAAAATATGTCCATGTCTTAAAATATGCATTTCTTAATCAACAAAATGATCCACCATTCGTCATTGCATTAGAGAAAATGAAAGAATATCCTATTTAATGATGACATGCTAAAAGGCGATCAACTAGTTTCATAGAAACTAGTTGATCGCCTTGCTCTTTATCTACTTGTTATTTCGTTTTTCATTATAGTCAACCCAGAAATCTGCACCTTTAATTCCTAGTTTACGAGGATCAAAGACTGGATCTTTTCCTTCTTTTTTCTGTTTCTCGTAATCTTTTAATGCGACAATAGCTGGTTTCATAATAATTAAAATAGCTATAACGTTAATCCAAACCATCAGACCAAGGCCTACATCACCCATTGCCCATGCTAGACCAGACGTACGGATTGTACCATAGAAGGCCGCAACTAAAATGGCAATTTTGGCAATCCAGATGAATACCTTTTCTGTGCTACCACTAAATAAGTAAGCAACATTTGTTTCTGCAATATAGTAGTAAGCCATAATTGTTGTAAAGGCAAAAAAGAATAACGCTATGGCTACAAACGGAGCGCCAAAACCAGGTAATGATGAGTCAACTGCATATTGTGTATACGCAGCTCCTGCTTCAATACTTTTCGCAAAAGTCATTTGCTCATCGCCTGCTAATCCACCACTATTGAATTCTCCAACATGAATAAATGGATCTGCGCCTTCAGCTGCCTTTTCATCTTGTACATTGTACATACCCGTAAATAAAATCATAAATGCGGTAGCAGAACAAATTAATAATGTATCAATATACACAGATGCTGCTTGAACAATTCCTTGCTTAGCAGGATGCGATACTTCCGCAGCTGCCGCAGGGTGGGCCCCAGTTCCTTGACCAGCTTCATTGGAGTAAATTCCACGTTTAACACCCCAAGCAATCGCTGAACCAATAATCCCGCCAAAAATTTCTTGAGCACCAAATGCACTAGAAAAAATTAATCCGATAACTGTTGGTACTTGTGAAATATTCATAAAAATAATGACTATTGCCATAATGATATAAGCTAATGCCATAAATGGTACAATAATTTGAGCAGCGTTTGCAATTGATTTAATACCACCAATGATAATAGCACCTAGTAACACAACAATTATAAGTCCTGTGATCCATGTATCCAAACCGAAAGCGTTTTCAACAGCACCTGCGATGGCATTTGACTGCACACCAGGCATCAAAATTAACATTGCAATTAAAGCAGCTACAGCAAAAATAACTGCAAACCATTTTTGACCCATTCCTTTTTCTATGTAAAAGGCCGGTCCACCACGATATTCTGTATCTTTCTCTTCTTTATAGATTTGAGCTAATGTTGACTCTACATACGAGGTAGCCGCACCAATGAAAGCGATTGCCCACATCCAAAAGACAGCACCAGGTCCTCCCATTCCAATTGCTGTCGCAGTACCAGCAATATTACCTGTACCTACACGTCCTGATAATGCGATAGACATTGCTTGGAAAGAGGATATTCCCTTTTCCGATTTCTCCCCTTTAAACATTAAAACAAACATATCTTTAATGTGCCTTACCTGTAGGAACCTTGTGATAATTGAGAAAAATAACCCAATCAATAAGATACCATAAATAAACCATGGTCCCCATAAAATACCATTCAACTTCTCCACAATTACATCCATTTTACCCCTCCAATTTAAAATACCTTACTTTAGATCATTATAGTATTACACTTTTCAGAAAATTACAATATTATTTTTGAGTAACAATATTTAAGTAAGTAACCTAGTAAATGGAAGGGTATAAACCTATTTAATTATATAACCAATTCTTCGAAGAGCATTATTAATAAAATCACGTATATACATAAAAATCTCTTCACGCTCTCCCTCATGAAATAAATTATGATAACAATTTTCCCATTCTTTAAACTGAAATTCCGTAAATTCTTGTTGATGTAGCCAGTTTCGAGTTTGGCGTGTGTCCGTAATTTTATCTTTCTCAGCCGTCATAATGAGCATAGGCATATTTGGCATTTCACCTTTAGGCAGCATCACTAAATTTTTCATCATCTGCTGAAGCTCTCGATACCATTTCACAGAAACAACAGACATGAGCGGTACATCATCTTTCATTTCTTCTCTACCTTCAACATTACGCGTTAACTTTTCTAAAGTAATGTCATGTGTCAATTTGACATTAGCTGTTAATGCACTTAAACTCGTTAAAGCATTTGTTAATTTACCTGGTAATAGCTTTAGTTGCAACCAAGGTGATGTTAAAATAATACCCGCACATTCATATTGCCTCTTTTGCATTGTATGGAGAATTAATGTTGCGCCTAGCCCATGCCCTATTACAAAAGTTGGCAAATTATATGAAAAAGCATTCTCAATTAGGTTTCTTGTATATTTATTGTACAATTTGAAGTCCTCATCATGGACACGGGCAAACCTTGCATCCACCCCATGATTCGGTAAATCTCCCATGACTATGTGGAAGCCTTCCAATCTTAATTT encodes:
- a CDS encoding MDR family MFS transporter; translated protein: MPKRVWFLIIGMLVNTTGNSFLWPLNAIYMHDYLGKSLAMAGFVLMLNSAAGVLGNLLGGYLFDRIGGYKAIMLGILLTIASLVGLTIWHGWPHYVWFLTILGFSGGIVFPGMFALAGAAWPEGGRKAFNTIYLAQNVGVAVGPALAGIVADYQFDYVFKVNLGMYILFFFIALFTFKRLEAGSIAPKNVLSESKRIVNKAPFYALLIISASSVLCWLAYSQWSATISSYTQDLGLGLKQYSLLWTINGLLIVIGQPLIAPLVKRWENNLKRQLVFGVTLIAFSFGIIAFASDFKMFGVAMLVLTFGEMFYTPALPTIANQLAPRGRQGFYQGIINSAATGGRMIGPLFGGIMVDQFGMIPLVLTLVVIVLLAIIPCLTYDYPLKKNKIVTD
- a CDS encoding TIGR01212 family radical SAM protein (This family includes YhcC from E. coli K-12, an uncharacterized radical SAM protein.) codes for the protein MTEMNFPFPSEGKRYYTWNRYLRNQFGHKVFKVALDAGFDCPNRDGTVAFGGCTFCSAAGSGDFAGNKVDPIDVQFAEIRDKMHQKWKDGQYMAYFQAYTNTHAPLPVLKEKFEAALAQEGVVGLSIATRPDCLPDDVVEYLAELNERTYLWIELGLQTVHEKTANLINRAHDYATYVEGVEKLRKHGIRVCSHIINGLPLEDYDMMMETARAVAQLDVQGIKIHLLHLLKGTPMVKQYEKGMLEFLDQDVYTKLVADQLEILPPEMVIHRITGDGPIDLMIGPMWSVNKWEVLNGIDAELERRGSWQGKFYKAEVTK
- a CDS encoding tRNA (mnm(5)s(2)U34)-methyltransferase, giving the protein MKLQRVLQYAQQLLTDSIEEGDTVVDATAGNGHDTLFLAQLVGDEGQVYAFDVQKEAVDATLLRLLDHGLEHRALVLNKGHEEVTQFVHKPVTAAIFNLGYLPGSNHDIITRPNTTIQAIENLLKLLKVGGLIVLIIYHGHPGGKEERDKVIEYVSQLPQKYVHVLKYAFLNQQNDPPFVIALEKMKEYPI
- a CDS encoding alanine/glycine:cation symporter family protein, which gives rise to MDVIVEKLNGILWGPWFIYGILLIGLFFSIITRFLQVRHIKDMFVLMFKGEKSEKGISSFQAMSIALSGRVGTGNIAGTATAIGMGGPGAVFWMWAIAFIGAATSYVESTLAQIYKEEKDTEYRGGPAFYIEKGMGQKWFAVIFAVAALIAMLILMPGVQSNAIAGAVENAFGLDTWITGLIIVVLLGAIIIGGIKSIANAAQIIVPFMALAYIIMAIVIIFMNISQVPTVIGLIFSSAFGAQEIFGGIIGSAIAWGVKRGIYSNEAGQGTGAHPAAAAEVSHPAKQGIVQAASVYIDTLLICSATAFMILFTGMYNVQDEKAAEGADPFIHVGEFNSGGLAGDEQMTFAKSIEAGAAYTQYAVDSSLPGFGAPFVAIALFFFAFTTIMAYYYIAETNVAYLFSGSTEKVFIWIAKIAILVAAFYGTIRTSGLAWAMGDVGLGLMVWINVIAILIIMKPAIVALKDYEKQKKEGKDPVFDPRKLGIKGADFWVDYNEKRNNK
- a CDS encoding alpha/beta hydrolase encodes the protein MWKWEADGQAKAVIAILHGAYENHRWYAWLIEKLRLEGFHIVMGDLPNHGVDARFARVHDEDFKLYNKYTRNLIENAFSYNLPTFVIGHGLGATLILHTMQKRQYECAGIILTSPWLQLKLLPGKLTNALTSLSALTANVKLTHDITLEKLTRNVEGREEMKDDVPLMSVVSVKWYRELQQMMKNLVMLPKGEMPNMPMLIMTAEKDKITDTRQTRNWLHQQEFTEFQFKEWENCYHNLFHEGEREEIFMYIRDFINNALRRIGYIIK